GTCGGCCCTGACCACCGCCGTGCCGGATGCGCCCGATCGCGGCGCGTTCATGTCGGTCAGCTCGGCGCTGCAGCAATTTTCGGGCGGCGTGGCCGCCTGGGTGGCCGGCCTCATCGTGGTACAGCTCCCGTCCGGTGAGCTGCAGCGGTATGACGTGCTGGGCTGGGTGGTGACGGTGGCGATGCTGGTTATGATTGCGATGATGTATCCGATTCACCGGGCGGTGATGCGCAAGGTGGCACAGGCGCAAGCGGCCCAGGTGGCAGTGAATTTGTCACACAGTTGATACAGAGCGCCCCGGCAGTGCAGGGTACCGTCGGCGCCCTGGGGGCGTCTCGATGGAAGCCGTTTTGAAGGCAGGGGACTTTTCCACAGGCGGCAACGGCGTCGTCAGCGCGTTGCCCGTCGTTGAATCGGTGCCGCTGGATCACCCGTCGCTGTACCTGAACCGCGAGATGGCCTGGCTGGCGTTCAACGACCGCGTCCTGGCCGAAGCCTTGGATCCGCGCTGGCCGCTGCTGGAACGCCTGAAATTTTTGGCTATCCACGCCTCGAACCTGGACGAGTTCTTCATGATCCGCGTCTCCGGCTTGCACGATCAGCTGGAGGCGGCGTTGATCGAGACCAGCCCCGACGGCCTGTCACCGCAAGATCAGCTCAAGCGCATCGGGCAGACCGTTCGCAAGCAGCTGCAAACGGCGACCAAGCTGCTGGCCGACGATCTGTTGCCGGCCCTGGCGGGGCGTGGGATCCACATTCGCGATTGGAAGACGCTGGACGCCGAGACGCAGACGCTGGCGCGCCGTTACTTCCGGCGATCGGTGTTTCCGATCATCACGCCGCTGGCCGTGGATCCCGGGCACCCGTTTCCGTTTCTGTCGAACCTTTCCTTGTCGCTGGCCATCGAGGCGCGCGATCCGGCCACCAAAGAGCGACGGTTCGCCCGGGTCAAGGTGCCGGAGAGCTTGCCGCGTTTTGTGGTGCTGTCCGAACTGCGTCCGGCGGCCGGTGCCGGCAAGGTGGCCGCCGAGGTCGGCACCCACGACGTCCTGCCGCTGGAGCAGCTGATCGCCGCCAGCCTGGACGATCTGTTCCCCGGCATGGAAGTGCTGAGCTGCTATCCGTTTCGCGTCACCCGCGACATGGACATCGCCATCCTGGAGGACGAGGCCCACGATCTGCTGTCGATCGTCGACCGCGAGGTGAGGCGCCGACGCTTCGGCGCCTGCGTGCGCCTGGAGGTCGACGTCGGCATTCCGGCGCGCATCCGCCGCTTGCTGGTCGAGAAGATGGAGATCGACGAGGAAGACGTCTACGAATCGGCGGGCCCGCTGGGCCTGAGCGCTTTGATGACGATGGCGTTCTTGCCGCGTCCCGATCTGCACGATCCGCCGTTCACCTCGCGCGTGCCGGCCGAGCTGGCCGACAACGCCGATCCGTTCGCGGTCATTCGCGCCGGCGACGTGCTGCTGCACCACCCGTATGATTCCTTCGCCCCGGTGTTGGAGCTTTTGCGGCGATCGGCGGACGATCGCGACGTCATGGGGATCAAGATGACGCTCTACCGCACAGGCTCGAACGCCGAGGTGGTGCGGCTTTTGATTCGCGCCGCCGAGAACGGCAAGCAGGTCGCCGTGTCGATCGAGCTCAAGGCCCGCTTCGACGAGGAGAACAACATCGCCTGGGCGCGCGCCCTGGAACGCGCCGGTGCGCACGTGTTCTTCGGCCACGCCGGTTCAAAGACGCACGCCAAGGTGGCGTTGATTGTCCGCCGCGAAAAAGACGGCTTGCGACGTTATGTGCACCTGTCGACCGGCAACTACAACGAATCGACCGCCCGCATCTACACCGATATCGGCCTTTTCACCGCCAACTGGGACATCGGCGAGGACGTGTCGGAGTTCTTCAACGCCCTGTCCGGTTTTTCCAAGAAGGGCCTGCACCGCAAGCTGTCCGTCGCCCCGGCCGCCCTGGCCGACGCCATCAGCGCCAAGATTGACGAGCAGGCCGAGCGCGCCAAGGCCGGCAAGCCGGCGCGCATCTTCGCCAAGATGAACGCGCTGGTGGACATGCGGGTGATCCAGTCGCTTTATCGGGCGTCGATGGCTGGCGTACCGATTGATCTGTGCATCCGCGGCGTCTGTTGCTTGCGTCCCGGGATCGCCGGCGTATCCGAGAACATCCGGGTCATTTCAGTGGTCGGACGCTTTCTCGAACACGAGCGGGTCTTTGTTTTTGGCGCCGCCGGCGAGGAAGAGGTCTTCCTGTCGTCGGCCGACTGGATGCCGCGCAACCTCTACCGCCGCGTCGAGGTGATGTTCCCCGTGCTGGCGGAGAAACTGCGCGAGCAGATCCGCCACGAGGTGGTCGAGCCCGCGTTGCACGACAACTCACGCGTCTACCTGATGGACGCTGCCGGCGAATACCATCGTCGCCACCCCGACCCCGAGGCGGGCAGCCCGCCGCGCAACGCCCAGGACGAGGTCCTGGATCGCGTCCTTCGCCGCAACATCCAGGCCGTGGCGGTGGGGTGAACGGGCGGTCGCGCGGGAACCCCTCGATCCTCGCCCCAACAACCTGCTACCGCGTGAGGTGGCGTTCCAACCGCCGCGCCACCCGCGACAGTGGATAGCTCATCATGAAGTACAGCGCCGCGCACAGAAGCCCTGGCAGCAGCCAGCCGCGCAGGTCGACGGCCGTGATGGTCATGCGCTTGGTCAGCTCGACGACCGTGATCACCGAGACCAGCGCGCTGTCCTTCAGCATGGCGATGAAGTCGTTGGTCATGCCGGGCAGGGCCACGCGCAACGCTTGCGGCATGACCACGCAGCGAAAGGCCGTGCGGCCGTTCATGCCCAGCGACTGCGCCGCCTCGATCTGACCGCGCGGCACCGACGCCACGCCGGCGCGATAGATCTCCGCCTCATATGCCGCATAGTTCAGGCCCAGGCCGACGATGGCGGCGGTCCAGGCGTCCAGCGACAGCACGTCCGCCAGGCCGTAATAAAGAACATAAAGCTGAAGCAGCACCGGCGTGCCACGAAAGATCTCGATGTACGCCCTCACCAGCCAGGCCACGCGCGGGACCAGCATCCGCAGCGTCGCCAGCGCCACGCCCAGCGTGATCGCCAGCGCCATCGCCGCGCAGGAGATCAGCAGCGTCACCAGCGCGCCTTGCAGGAAAAGCAACAGCTGGTGGACGTCAATCGATCGCGGTGCGCCCACGCCGGTGCCGGCCGTCGAGGCGTTCACTGTCGCCGTCGAGAGCCCATCCTGGCGCGCGCTGTCAAGACCGTAGGTCCGCAGGATCGCCCGCAGCCGGCCGCTGGCGATCAGCTGATCCAGCGCGCGGTCGAGGGCCGCCTGCAGATCGGGCGCGTCCCGGCGCACGGCGATGGCGTATCGGCCCTGGGCCACGTCGCCCACCACGCGCAGGCCGGCGTGCCCGGGGGCATAACGGTCGACGATGATGTCGTCCAGCAGGACACCGTCGGTGCGCCCATTTTCGAGATCGATGAACGGCTCCTCGACGCCTTCGTACGGGATCGGCAGCGCGCCCGACGCCTGCAACATCTCCCAGGCCTGCGAGTTGGCCAGCGTGCCCACCCGCCGCCCGCGCAGCGACGCCAGATCGCGGACGCTGCCGTCGCTGACCCGCGCCACCAGCCGTTCGGAGAAAAGAAAATACGGCCGCGAAAAGCGCACCCGCCCGGCGCGCGCCGCCGTGATCTCGAGGCCGTTCAGGGCGATATCGAAGGTCCCGCGCTCCAGCGACGGGACCAGATTCGACCAGTCGTTCTGCACGAACACCGCCCGCACACCCAGGGTGCGTCCCAGCTCCTCGGCGAGGTCCACCTCGAATCCGGACAGCTTGCCGCCCTGTTTGGGATCTTCGAAGACGAACGGCTCGCCGCCCTGCTCGTCGGCGCCCCAGCGCAAGACGCCGCTTTTCCGTACCCGAGCCAGCGCCCCGCCGCCGGTGACAGCGCGGCAACCACAAGTCAGTGTGGCCGCCAGGGCGAGAAAAATCGGGGCGAAAGACCGGCATTCGCGCAGCGTCACGCGCTGATGTTCGCCCGACGCCGGGAAACCGCGCAGTTTTTTGTTACGCTGAACAGATGCGGTCGTTCCTCTTAGCCTTGCTTTCGCTGTTTCCCGTGACGACGGCCGCCGGTTGCGGCGCCATCGGGTTCGACGTTTCGCAGGACATCCCGGCGTCGATGATCGTCGGTGATCCGAACACCGACGTCGCGGCGGTCGATCAGAACACGCCGCTGACCATCAACATCGACGCCGAGGCAGAAAAACAGGGCGGACTGGCGCACTCGGCCTATCTGAAGTCGCTGACCTTCACCATCACCCAGCCCAGCAAGGGGACGTTCTACTTCGTCAGCGGCGTGACCATCTCGATCGCCGCCGACGCGGCCGGCCTGAAGGAAATTCCCATCGCCCGCCTGACGACAGTGCCCAACCTGCGAACCATCTCCGTCACGCCCATCCCCGGCGTCGAGCTTTTGCCCTACGCCCGCGCCGGCGCCTCCATCCGCGCCACCGCGGTGGGTTTCTTCCCCAAGGAAGACACCACCTACGTCGGCGAGGTCGTCATCCACGTGAACATTTGATGGGTCGACCCACGCGGCTTGACCAGGCGAGTAAAGAAGAATAATCTTTACTTCATGCGAGGC
Above is a genomic segment from Polyangia bacterium containing:
- the ppk1 gene encoding polyphosphate kinase 1; translated protein: MEAVLKAGDFSTGGNGVVSALPVVESVPLDHPSLYLNREMAWLAFNDRVLAEALDPRWPLLERLKFLAIHASNLDEFFMIRVSGLHDQLEAALIETSPDGLSPQDQLKRIGQTVRKQLQTATKLLADDLLPALAGRGIHIRDWKTLDAETQTLARRYFRRSVFPIITPLAVDPGHPFPFLSNLSLSLAIEARDPATKERRFARVKVPESLPRFVVLSELRPAAGAGKVAAEVGTHDVLPLEQLIAASLDDLFPGMEVLSCYPFRVTRDMDIAILEDEAHDLLSIVDREVRRRRFGACVRLEVDVGIPARIRRLLVEKMEIDEEDVYESAGPLGLSALMTMAFLPRPDLHDPPFTSRVPAELADNADPFAVIRAGDVLLHHPYDSFAPVLELLRRSADDRDVMGIKMTLYRTGSNAEVVRLLIRAAENGKQVAVSIELKARFDEENNIAWARALERAGAHVFFGHAGSKTHAKVALIVRREKDGLRRYVHLSTGNYNESTARIYTDIGLFTANWDIGEDVSEFFNALSGFSKKGLHRKLSVAPAALADAISAKIDEQAERAKAGKPARIFAKMNALVDMRVIQSLYRASMAGVPIDLCIRGVCCLRPGIAGVSENIRVISVVGRFLEHERVFVFGAAGEEEVFLSSADWMPRNLYRRVEVMFPVLAEKLREQIRHEVVEPALHDNSRVYLMDAAGEYHRRHPDPEAGSPPRNAQDEVLDRVLRRNIQAVAVG
- a CDS encoding ABC transporter substrate-binding protein/permease encodes the protein MTLRECRSFAPIFLALAATLTCGCRAVTGGGALARVRKSGVLRWGADEQGGEPFVFEDPKQGGKLSGFEVDLAEELGRTLGVRAVFVQNDWSNLVPSLERGTFDIALNGLEITAARAGRVRFSRPYFLFSERLVARVSDGSVRDLASLRGRRVGTLANSQAWEMLQASGALPIPYEGVEEPFIDLENGRTDGVLLDDIIVDRYAPGHAGLRVVGDVAQGRYAIAVRRDAPDLQAALDRALDQLIASGRLRAILRTYGLDSARQDGLSTATVNASTAGTGVGAPRSIDVHQLLLFLQGALVTLLISCAAMALAITLGVALATLRMLVPRVAWLVRAYIEIFRGTPVLLQLYVLYYGLADVLSLDAWTAAIVGLGLNYAAYEAEIYRAGVASVPRGQIEAAQSLGMNGRTAFRCVVMPQALRVALPGMTNDFIAMLKDSALVSVITVVELTKRMTITAVDLRGWLLPGLLCAALYFMMSYPLSRVARRLERHLTR